One window of the Halococcus agarilyticus genome contains the following:
- a CDS encoding CaiB/BaiF CoA transferase family protein, which produces MDANTNDTDDMTGTGSDTDTDATGSGDTTDGTLADGQGPLDGLVVVEAGSMIAAGQVGRLLADFGATVIKIERPGAGDHLRRFGPQKEGTGLWWKYLGRNKHSVTLDLSADAGRAVFEDLVGEADVLVENFRPGTLEKWGLAPDGLLERNPDLVALRISGFGQTGPYAERPGFGTLAESMSGFAYLNGFPDRPPLLPPTGLADGVAAMFSTFSIMFALWHREMHDGGGQVIDTSLIEPIFSLLGPQPLRYQQRDEIEARSGNRSTSSAPRNVYRTRDERYVAISASTQPTAMRIFDAIGRPDLKDDPRFETNERRLANVDELDAVIQDWMAEHSREEVLATFDETGATVAPVFNVADIADDEHYRAREALVEVDDAELGTGLVQNAVPKFGETPGTVDHLGPELGAHNDAVYGELLDYDASLREKLAEEGVI; this is translated from the coding sequence ATGGATGCGAACACGAACGACACCGACGACATGACGGGAACAGGTTCGGACACCGACACGGACGCTACGGGTTCCGGAGACACCACGGACGGCACGCTCGCCGACGGACAGGGCCCGCTCGACGGGCTCGTGGTCGTCGAGGCGGGGTCGATGATCGCCGCCGGCCAGGTCGGGCGGCTGCTCGCCGACTTCGGCGCGACGGTCATCAAGATCGAACGCCCCGGGGCGGGCGACCACCTGCGTCGCTTCGGCCCACAGAAAGAGGGCACCGGCCTCTGGTGGAAGTACCTCGGGCGCAACAAACACTCCGTGACGCTCGACCTCTCGGCGGACGCGGGACGGGCCGTCTTCGAGGACCTCGTCGGCGAGGCTGACGTCCTCGTCGAGAACTTTCGGCCGGGGACGCTCGAAAAGTGGGGGCTCGCGCCGGATGGGTTGCTGGAGCGAAACCCCGATCTCGTGGCGCTGCGCATCTCGGGGTTCGGCCAGACCGGCCCGTACGCCGAGCGGCCCGGGTTCGGCACGCTCGCCGAGTCGATGAGCGGGTTCGCCTACCTCAACGGGTTCCCCGACCGACCGCCGTTGTTGCCCCCTACTGGGCTCGCCGACGGCGTCGCGGCGATGTTCTCGACGTTCTCGATCATGTTCGCGCTGTGGCACCGCGAGATGCACGACGGCGGCGGTCAGGTGATCGACACCAGCCTGATCGAACCCATCTTCTCGCTGCTCGGCCCACAGCCCCTGCGATACCAGCAGCGCGACGAGATCGAGGCGCGCTCGGGCAACCGCTCGACCTCCTCCGCGCCGCGGAACGTCTATCGGACTCGTGACGAGCGGTACGTCGCCATCTCGGCGTCGACCCAGCCGACCGCGATGCGGATCTTCGACGCGATCGGGCGGCCCGACCTCAAGGACGACCCCCGGTTCGAGACGAACGAACGCCGGCTCGCGAACGTCGACGAACTCGACGCGGTCATTCAGGACTGGATGGCCGAGCACAGCCGCGAGGAGGTGCTCGCGACCTTCGACGAGACCGGTGCGACCGTCGCACCCGTGTTCAACGTCGCGGACATCGCCGACGACGAGCACTACCGCGCGCGAGAGGCGCTCGTCGAGGTCGACGACGCGGAACTCGGCACAGGATTAGTCCAGAACGCGGTGCCGAAGTTCGGCGAGACGCCGGGCACCGTCGACCACCTCGGCCCCGAACTCGGGGCGCACAACGACGCCGTGTACGGCGAACTCCTCGATTACGACGCGTCGCTCCGCGAGAAGCTCGCCGAGGAGGGGGTGATCTGA
- a CDS encoding hydroxymethylglutaryl-CoA lyase has protein sequence MDRGPLSVPNEVSVVEMLPRDGFQRLDEFVPTDRKVEIVDRLSSTGVDEIEVTSFTHPKAVPTLRDADEVAARIDRREDVTYRALVPNTVGMERAVDAGMDKVNALVTVSESYSRKNQNMTVEESLAGVESIVEIAHDADIEVEAGIGTSFYCPYEGRIPMERTLAVVERVVEAGVDEVTLATTMGLADPAQIAATFRAVFERWPDLDCGLHLHDTNGMSLANTLVAMQCGVDRFDASVCGLGGGVVLPEGMAGVGNTPTEDLLHMLTRMDVDVAADFEDVAEAAGTVAEQLDLGATSHVLMGGTEEQVLATVADDRPQD, from the coding sequence ATGGATCGCGGGCCGCTCTCGGTGCCCAACGAGGTGTCGGTGGTCGAGATGCTCCCCCGCGACGGGTTCCAGCGGCTCGACGAGTTCGTCCCCACCGATCGGAAAGTCGAGATCGTCGATCGGCTGAGTTCGACTGGTGTCGACGAAATCGAGGTCACGTCGTTCACCCATCCGAAGGCGGTGCCGACGCTACGGGACGCCGACGAGGTGGCTGCACGGATCGACCGCCGCGAGGACGTGACCTACCGCGCGCTCGTGCCAAACACGGTGGGGATGGAGCGCGCGGTCGACGCCGGGATGGACAAGGTGAACGCCCTGGTGACGGTGAGCGAGAGCTACAGCCGGAAGAACCAGAACATGACCGTCGAGGAGAGCCTCGCCGGGGTCGAGTCGATCGTCGAGATCGCCCACGACGCCGACATTGAGGTCGAGGCCGGGATCGGGACGAGCTTCTACTGCCCTTACGAGGGCCGGATTCCAATGGAGCGCACCCTCGCGGTCGTCGAGCGGGTCGTCGAGGCCGGCGTCGACGAGGTGACGCTCGCGACGACGATGGGGCTCGCGGACCCCGCCCAGATCGCCGCGACGTTCAGGGCGGTGTTCGAGCGCTGGCCCGATCTCGACTGCGGGCTCCACCTCCACGACACCAACGGGATGAGCCTCGCGAACACGCTCGTCGCGATGCAGTGCGGCGTCGACCGCTTCGACGCGTCGGTCTGCGGCCTCGGCGGCGGCGTCGTGCTCCCCGAGGGAATGGCGGGGGTCGGCAACACGCCGACCGAGGACCTCCTTCACATGCTCACCAGAATGGACGTCGACGTGGCTGCCGATTTCGAGGACGTGGCCGAGGCGGCCGGAACCGTCGCCGAACAGCTCGATCTCGGCGCGACGAGCCACGTCCTGATGGGTGGGACGGAGGAACAGGTGTTGGCGACCGTCGCCGACGACCGACCGCAGGACTGA
- a CDS encoding 3-isopropylmalate dehydratase large subunit translates to MTGKTIAEKILSEKADTDVRAGEYVEAEIDVAMAHDITGPLAFETFDDVTPDDAELFAPERTVFTIDHHAPADGVEAANNHNAVREFAAEHGAHQFDVGDGICHAVLVEEGFVRPGDLVIGADSHSTTYGGVGAFGTGVGSTDLGTALATGDLWFRVPETKRFEVHGDLPTGVYAKDLILKFIGDVGFDGCTYQAAEYGGGAIESLPIHERLVLTNMAIEMGGKTGFVEPDERTAAYLERQADIEYDPDGTTSPDEDAAYESVHTYRATDLAPQVSKPANPENAVDVGAVEGTTVDQLFVGTCTNGRYEDIKLVADVLEGEELAPNVRMVVVPASGSVYRRMLETGVFETLVDAGAIVQNAGCGPCAGYHQGVLGDGDVCLATANRNFPGREGSMDSDVYLASPATVGVSALYGEITDPRRGDPQRYDDVILAEEASS, encoded by the coding sequence ATGACCGGCAAGACAATCGCCGAGAAGATCCTCTCGGAGAAGGCCGACACGGACGTTCGAGCGGGCGAGTACGTCGAGGCGGAGATCGACGTGGCGATGGCCCACGACATCACCGGGCCGCTCGCGTTCGAGACGTTCGACGACGTCACTCCCGACGACGCCGAGCTGTTCGCACCAGAGCGGACGGTGTTCACCATCGACCATCACGCCCCCGCCGACGGCGTCGAGGCGGCGAACAACCACAACGCAGTCCGGGAGTTCGCCGCCGAGCACGGCGCACACCAGTTCGACGTCGGCGACGGCATCTGTCACGCCGTCCTCGTCGAGGAGGGGTTCGTCCGTCCCGGCGATCTCGTCATCGGAGCTGACTCCCACTCGACGACCTACGGCGGAGTCGGCGCGTTCGGCACCGGCGTGGGGTCGACCGATCTCGGCACCGCGCTCGCGACGGGCGACCTCTGGTTTCGCGTTCCGGAGACGAAGCGCTTCGAGGTGCACGGTGATCTTCCAACTGGTGTCTACGCCAAAGACCTCATCCTGAAGTTCATCGGCGACGTCGGCTTCGACGGCTGCACGTACCAGGCCGCCGAGTACGGCGGCGGCGCGATCGAGTCGCTCCCGATCCACGAGCGGCTGGTCCTCACGAACATGGCGATCGAGATGGGCGGCAAGACCGGGTTCGTCGAACCCGACGAGCGGACCGCCGCGTACCTCGAACGCCAGGCGGATATCGAATACGATCCCGACGGAACAACGTCGCCCGACGAGGATGCGGCGTACGAGTCCGTCCACACCTACCGGGCGACCGACCTCGCACCCCAGGTGTCGAAACCTGCGAACCCCGAGAACGCGGTCGACGTCGGCGCAGTCGAGGGAACGACAGTAGATCAACTGTTCGTCGGGACCTGCACGAACGGGCGCTACGAGGACATCAAGCTGGTCGCCGACGTTCTGGAGGGGGAGGAACTCGCGCCGAACGTCCGAATGGTGGTCGTCCCCGCCTCGGGCTCGGTGTACCGACGGATGCTGGAGACGGGTGTCTTCGAGACGCTCGTCGACGCCGGCGCGATCGTCCAGAACGCCGGCTGTGGGCCGTGTGCGGGCTACCACCAGGGCGTCCTCGGCGACGGCGACGTCTGCCTTGCAACCGCGAACCGGAACTTCCCCGGCCGCGAGGGATCGATGGATAGCGACGTCTACCTCGCGTCGCCAGCCACCGTCGGCGTCTCGGCGCTGTACGGCGAGATCACCGACCCCCGCCGTGGCGATCCCCAGCGATACGACGACGTGATTCTGGCCGAGGAGGCATCCTCATGA
- a CDS encoding 3-isopropylmalate dehydratase small subunit, with protein MTTDRDRGRAWTFGDDIDTDQITPSRFIVSSDPDELAEHAFEDLRPAFAAEVSAGDYVVAGHNFGSGSSREHAPLSLVGAGVAGIVAQSFARIFFRNALNLGLPVVICPAADRIDDGDDVSIDLDEGSVRNHTTDETYDAESLPEFLQSLVDEGGLKPYTKTKLGTE; from the coding sequence ATGACGACCGACCGCGATCGGGGCCGAGCGTGGACGTTCGGCGACGACATCGACACCGATCAGATCACGCCCTCGCGGTTCATCGTCTCCAGTGATCCGGACGAACTCGCCGAGCACGCGTTCGAGGACCTCCGCCCGGCGTTCGCGGCGGAGGTCTCGGCGGGCGATTACGTCGTCGCGGGCCACAACTTCGGCTCCGGTTCGTCGCGCGAACACGCCCCGCTCTCGCTCGTCGGCGCGGGCGTCGCGGGGATCGTCGCGCAGTCGTTCGCACGGATCTTCTTCCGGAACGCGCTCAACCTCGGGCTCCCGGTCGTGATCTGCCCGGCCGCCGACCGGATCGACGACGGCGACGACGTCAGCATCGACCTCGACGAGGGCTCCGTTCGCAACCACACGACCGACGAAACCTACGACGCCGAGTCGCTCCCCGAGTTCCTCCAGTCCCTGGTCGACGAGGGTGGGCTGAAACCGTACACGAAGACGAAACTCGGCACGGAGTAG
- a CDS encoding DEAD/DEAH box helicase family protein: protein MTDANDGSPEENEGETEPAIRDIDAEPTEDHPDPAMTAAEFRAALEDLGRPVATAGQIARERDWSHAEASDALDELAATGGIERADVEGDPVIWYPAEFAAFVDREHVVVFPERREIVVEHPEQFTRAQLTQFAHLVDSSGEGAYIYEIREEDVWWSPQDHLDEFIGTIRDVLPERAPDLEEWITSQWDRARQFALTTHPDGYTVLEAANPSLMGNVARQHLDDDHLHAPITDTESWVVEGSESEIKRTLYDAGYPVQDQRDLERGAALDVDLGLDLREYQREWVEQFLDSGAGVLVGPPGSGKTIAAIAALADVGGETLVLAPSRELAGQWRDQLLTHTDLDPDQVGEYHGGEKSIRPVTIATYRTAGMDRHRKLFDERRWGLIVYDEVHHIPSRIFRRSADLQAKRRLGLSATPVREDDKESEIFTLIGPPIGTDWAKLFEAGFVAEPEVELRYVPWGSEIDREAYASAEGHERRQVAGTNSAKLDAVRSLLDDHPDAKALVFVDWLDQGSEYAEALDVPFISGETRHAERERLFDEFRRGERTRLIVSRVGDEGIDLPNAEVAIVASGLGGSRRQASQRAGRTMRPAGNSRMYVLATRGTREEDFVRQQLRHLAGKGIRLSETEMDEPSDP from the coding sequence GTGACCGACGCGAACGACGGCTCGCCAGAAGAGAACGAGGGGGAGACCGAACCGGCGATACGGGACATCGACGCCGAACCGACGGAGGACCATCCTGATCCGGCGATGACGGCGGCGGAGTTCCGGGCGGCGCTCGAAGACCTCGGTCGACCCGTCGCGACGGCGGGGCAGATCGCCCGCGAACGCGACTGGTCGCACGCCGAGGCGAGCGACGCGCTCGACGAACTGGCCGCAACCGGCGGGATCGAGCGTGCTGACGTGGAGGGCGACCCCGTGATCTGGTATCCGGCCGAGTTCGCCGCGTTCGTCGACCGCGAGCACGTCGTCGTCTTCCCGGAGCGTCGGGAGATCGTGGTCGAACATCCGGAGCAGTTCACCCGCGCCCAGCTCACCCAGTTCGCCCACCTCGTCGACTCGTCGGGTGAGGGGGCGTACATCTACGAGATCCGCGAGGAGGACGTCTGGTGGTCGCCACAGGACCATCTCGACGAGTTCATCGGCACGATCCGCGACGTGCTTCCGGAGCGCGCGCCCGACTTGGAGGAGTGGATCACGAGCCAGTGGGATCGCGCCCGACAGTTCGCGCTGACAACCCATCCCGACGGGTACACCGTGCTCGAAGCCGCAAACCCGTCGCTGATGGGCAACGTCGCCCGTCAGCATCTCGACGACGATCACCTCCACGCGCCGATCACCGACACCGAGAGCTGGGTGGTCGAAGGAAGCGAGAGCGAGATCAAGCGGACGCTCTACGACGCGGGCTACCCGGTCCAGGACCAGCGCGATCTCGAACGCGGTGCGGCACTCGACGTCGATCTCGGACTCGATCTTCGAGAGTATCAGCGCGAGTGGGTCGAGCAGTTCCTCGACTCGGGTGCGGGCGTGCTGGTCGGGCCACCGGGCAGCGGAAAGACGATCGCCGCGATCGCCGCACTCGCTGACGTCGGCGGCGAGACTCTCGTGCTCGCACCGAGCCGCGAACTCGCGGGCCAGTGGCGCGACCAACTGCTCACCCACACCGATCTCGACCCGGACCAGGTCGGCGAGTACCACGGCGGCGAGAAGTCGATCCGTCCGGTGACGATCGCCACCTACCGAACGGCCGGGATGGATCGCCATCGCAAACTCTTCGACGAGCGCCGGTGGGGACTGATCGTCTACGACGAAGTTCATCACATTCCTAGCCGGATCTTCCGCCGGAGCGCGGATCTCCAGGCCAAGCGACGACTCGGATTGTCGGCAACACCCGTCCGAGAGGACGACAAAGAATCAGAAATATTCACCCTCATCGGTCCGCCGATCGGGACCGACTGGGCGAAGCTGTTCGAGGCGGGGTTCGTCGCCGAGCCCGAGGTCGAACTCCGGTACGTACCGTGGGGGAGCGAGATCGACCGCGAGGCGTACGCGAGCGCCGAAGGTCACGAACGTCGGCAGGTCGCCGGGACGAACTCAGCAAAGCTCGACGCCGTCCGCTCCTTGCTCGACGACCATCCCGACGCGAAGGCACTCGTGTTCGTCGACTGGCTCGATCAGGGAAGTGAGTACGCCGAAGCGCTCGACGTGCCGTTCATCAGTGGCGAAACCCGCCACGCCGAGCGCGAGCGGCTGTTCGACGAGTTCCGGCGTGGCGAACGGACTCGCCTGATCGTCTCGCGGGTCGGCGACGAGGGGATCGACCTGCCGAACGCCGAGGTCGCCATCGTGGCCTCCGGACTGGGTGGGTCGCGCCGTCAGGCGTCCCAGCGCGCCGGCCGGACGATGCGCCCGGCGGGCAACTCCCGGATGTACGTCCTCGCGACCCGGGGCACGCGCGAGGAGGACTTCGTCCGCCAGCAGCTCCGCCACCTCGCCGGCAAGGGCATCCGGCTGTCCGAGACCGAGATGGACGAGCCAAGCGATCCGTAG
- a CDS encoding dicarboxylate/amino acid:cation symporter, giving the protein MNSAPVRRAASAYRSVPIVYRIAAGFVLGAIVGLVVGEPATRLQPLGDLFLSLLNMLVVPLVVFTLLAGMERLSPARLGRVGGTVVGLYVVTTAIAATIGLAVANLLQPGAGQEFVPGEAESASAPSIAEVVLGIVPDNPIGAMAEGDLLSIIFFVVVFGLGLAWVRDRTDDERVRAGSETFFEFVDAGTEALFAIVWGVMEYGVLGVFALTAASLATNGIAGIVSLASLVGVVALGIAIHIGVTYLGLITAGLLGQSPIAFLSGAKDAMVTAFSIRSSSGTLPVTIADARDNLAVDESVYGFSLPLGATINMDGAAIRQAVTAVFAANVVGVSLGIGEQVTVLATVVLVSIGTAGVPGAGLIMLTIILNALGLPLTVVGFVAAVDPILGRIATTNNVTGDLAVTALAAKYNDAIDFSKGVWVGSRSSPDAAASSAND; this is encoded by the coding sequence GTGAATTCGGCACCCGTCCGTCGTGCAGCAAGCGCGTACCGCTCGGTCCCCATCGTCTACCGCATCGCCGCCGGGTTCGTTCTCGGCGCGATCGTCGGGCTGGTCGTCGGCGAACCGGCGACCCGGCTCCAGCCGCTCGGGGATCTCTTCCTCTCGCTGCTCAACATGCTCGTCGTCCCGCTGGTCGTGTTCACGCTGCTCGCCGGCATGGAGCGCCTCTCGCCCGCGCGGCTCGGTCGCGTCGGTGGCACGGTCGTCGGACTGTACGTGGTGACGACCGCGATCGCGGCGACCATCGGCCTCGCGGTCGCGAACCTGCTCCAGCCGGGAGCCGGCCAGGAGTTCGTCCCCGGCGAGGCCGAGTCGGCGAGCGCACCCTCGATCGCCGAGGTCGTGCTCGGGATCGTGCCAGACAACCCGATCGGGGCGATGGCGGAGGGCGATCTCCTCTCGATCATCTTCTTCGTCGTGGTGTTCGGGCTCGGCCTCGCGTGGGTCCGGGATCGGACCGACGACGAGCGGGTGCGGGCGGGGAGCGAGACGTTCTTCGAGTTCGTCGACGCCGGCACGGAGGCGCTGTTCGCGATCGTCTGGGGCGTGATGGAGTACGGCGTCCTCGGCGTGTTCGCGCTGACGGCGGCGTCGCTTGCGACCAACGGGATCGCGGGGATCGTCTCGCTCGCGTCGCTGGTCGGCGTGGTCGCGCTCGGGATCGCGATCCACATCGGCGTGACCTACCTCGGACTCATCACCGCGGGGCTGCTCGGCCAGTCGCCGATCGCCTTCCTCTCGGGCGCGAAGGACGCGATGGTGACCGCGTTCTCGATCCGGTCGTCGAGCGGCACGCTCCCGGTGACGATTGCCGACGCCCGCGACAATCTCGCGGTCGACGAGTCGGTGTACGGGTTCTCCCTCCCGCTGGGCGCGACGATCAACATGGACGGCGCGGCGATCCGCCAGGCCGTCACGGCAGTCTTCGCGGCCAACGTCGTCGGCGTTTCGCTCGGGATCGGCGAGCAGGTGACGGTGCTCGCGACGGTCGTGCTCGTCAGTATCGGCACCGCGGGCGTCCCCGGTGCCGGGCTCATCATGCTCACGATCATCCTCAATGCGCTCGGGCTCCCCCTGACCGTCGTGGGCTTCGTCGCCGCCGTCGACCCGATCCTCGGTCGGATCGCCACGACGAACAACGTGACCGGCGATCTCGCGGTGACGGCGCTCGCGGCGAAGTACAACGACGCCATCGACTTCTCCAAGGGTGTGTGGGTCGGCAGCCGGTCGTCGCCGGATGCAGCCGCCTCCAGCGCGAACGACTGA